A genomic segment from Bacteroidota bacterium encodes:
- a CDS encoding Rrf2 family transcriptional regulator, protein MFSKTCEYALRAIIYLAGHSSNGEKLGITEISDAVGTPKHFTAKILQTLAKKGIIGSVKGPNGGFFIDSKKPVQIVQVVYAIEGDDFFKKCGLGLKHCSDKKPCPLHFEMKEMRDVLKTKLQNTSIQQIATEALEKKMRLHN, encoded by the coding sequence ATGTTTTCTAAAACCTGCGAATACGCACTAAGGGCGATAATTTATTTAGCCGGGCACAGTAGCAACGGCGAAAAACTGGGCATAACAGAAATTTCTGATGCGGTTGGCACGCCCAAACATTTTACTGCCAAAATATTACAAACGCTTGCTAAAAAAGGGATTATAGGCTCAGTAAAAGGCCCAAACGGTGGTTTTTTTATTGATAGCAAAAAACCGGTGCAAATAGTGCAAGTGGTGTATGCTATAGAGGGGGATGATTTTTTTAAGAAATGTGGATTGGGCTTAAAACATTGCTCCGATAAAAAACCCTGCCCGCTTCACTTTGAGATGAAAGAAATGAGGGATGTCCTTAAAACAAAATTGCAAAATACTAGTATCCAACAGATAGCTACAGAAGCTTTAGAAAAAAAAATGCGATTACACAATTAA
- the ric gene encoding iron-sulfur cluster repair di-iron protein, with product MDNNSIFTDTGSLKALHVGHIVTHNYRAADVFKKHNIDFCCGGKISIEDVCVKKKVDATQLIEELIMVLSTASLPSQNFASWEAGFLADYIVNTHHNYVRTSVDILNSYLQKLVRVHGERHPELGSTQAYFIALANELLSHMEKEENVLFPFIKQLTSSADGSLAAKGVELNGPIACMEQEHEYAGKLMQNINNLSNGYTPPEDACTTYRVCYLKLKEFEDDLHQHIHLENNILFPQALTLLKNLERVPEYASCSIPINLHTN from the coding sequence ATGGATAATAACAGCATATTTACTGATACAGGCTCTCTTAAAGCCTTGCATGTAGGCCATATTGTGACCCACAACTATCGGGCCGCAGATGTGTTTAAAAAACACAACATTGATTTTTGTTGCGGGGGAAAAATTTCGATAGAGGATGTTTGTGTCAAAAAAAAGGTTGATGCTACACAATTAATAGAAGAATTAATTATGGTACTCTCTACAGCTTCGTTGCCATCTCAAAACTTTGCTTCGTGGGAAGCTGGCTTTTTAGCAGATTATATTGTAAATACTCATCACAATTACGTTCGTACATCTGTAGATATTTTAAACTCATACTTGCAAAAACTTGTACGTGTGCATGGCGAACGACATCCCGAATTGGGCTCAACACAAGCCTATTTTATTGCATTGGCAAATGAACTTTTATCACATATGGAAAAGGAAGAGAACGTGTTGTTTCCATTTATAAAACAATTGACAAGTAGTGCTGACGGTTCACTTGCTGCAAAAGGAGTAGAACTTAATGGGCCAATTGCATGCATGGAACAGGAGCACGAGTATGCCGGTAAGCTCATGCAAAACATCAATAACCTTTCAAATGGGTATACACCACCCGAAGATGCATGCACCACCTATAGGGTATGTTATTTAAAACTGAAAGAGTTTGAAGATGATTTGCACCAGCACATTCATTTGGAAAACAACATACTATTTCCTCAAGCGCTAACCTTGCTTAAAAATCTGGAACGAGTGCCTGAATACGCCAGTTGTTCAATACCAATTAATCTTCACACCAATTAG
- a CDS encoding cytochrome c — protein MPESIELGRMRLLSRLNPVLCPFYLAIQYAQMLTSVSIFLAHRSLFCSMKVQYHILIIVILSCLYTVYTIAVYATKGYEETDKVTAEKILAGKMLWQKHNCQSCHQLYGLGGYLGPDLTNCYSAPHKGPAYMDAILQSGIGIMPDFGLDSSERKSIICFLKQMDSTGFADPKKFKITIAGNIYPDEAK, from the coding sequence TTGCCGGAAAGTATCGAACTAGGCAGGATGCGCTTGCTTTCGAGATTAAACCCAGTTCTCTGTCCTTTTTATTTGGCTATTCAATATGCACAAATGCTGACCTCCGTCAGTATTTTTCTTGCTCACAGAAGCTTATTTTGTAGTATGAAAGTGCAATACCACATACTTATTATAGTTATTCTTTCATGTCTATACACCGTTTATACAATTGCTGTATATGCCACAAAGGGTTATGAAGAAACGGATAAGGTGACGGCTGAAAAAATATTAGCCGGAAAAATGCTGTGGCAAAAACACAATTGCCAATCGTGCCATCAACTGTACGGATTGGGTGGGTATTTAGGCCCAGACCTCACTAATTGTTACTCTGCACCTCACAAGGGACCTGCCTATATGGACGCAATATTACAATCGGGTATTGGCATTATGCCTGATTTTGGGCTTGATTCAAGCGAACGCAAAAGTATTATTTGTTTTCTTAAACAAATGGATTCTACGGGATTTGCTGACCCCAAAAAATTTAAGATAACCATTGCCGGAAATATTTATCCTGATGAGGCAAAATAA
- a CDS encoding cbb3-type cytochrome c oxidase subunit I, which translates to MRQNNIGTLFIITGMLFLVASLFFGLMGASVYIWPDGAGRMFTFAQIRPLHVSLAIFWILFTATGAVYSSMNHISHLRAINNAMAFGQLMLMTGSAAAIVLAYLGKHFGGREYLEFPPHYAIFIASGFIIFLINYIQWVRKIKSWPVYMWMWLTGIVFFIITFGESYLWLFPSFAADVIKDLTVQWKAGGSIVGSWNMLVYGTGLFLMEKVSGNQSYSKSGIAFLLYFLGLTNLMFNWGHHIYLLPTAAYIRYVSYAISMTEWVLLARIIYLWKKSMVENRNYFSHLSVRFLYIADIWVLLNLALAIVMSIPGLNLYTHGTHITVAHAMGATIGINSMILLAAASEFGKGVCILPAYRERICGLSLKVAHLSLIVFWLSLIGAGLQKAIWLHSELPKPFSSMMKGLSPYFIVFGCSGFVLALALTTIVATLVVSYTGCIKYTYVRKGNIAFTSRGQN; encoded by the coding sequence ATGAGGCAAAATAACATAGGAACCTTATTTATCATCACTGGGATGTTATTCCTTGTGGCAAGTCTTTTTTTTGGTCTAATGGGAGCTTCCGTTTATATATGGCCTGATGGCGCGGGTCGCATGTTTACTTTTGCACAAATACGGCCATTGCATGTATCTTTGGCTATTTTTTGGATTTTGTTTACCGCTACGGGGGCAGTATATAGTTCTATGAATCACATATCACATCTAAGAGCTATTAACAATGCAATGGCATTTGGTCAGCTTATGTTAATGACTGGTTCAGCAGCCGCTATAGTGCTTGCATATTTAGGGAAACACTTTGGCGGCAGGGAGTACCTTGAATTTCCGCCACATTATGCCATATTTATTGCTTCCGGGTTTATTATTTTTCTTATCAACTACATCCAGTGGGTGCGAAAAATCAAATCATGGCCTGTGTATATGTGGATGTGGTTAACAGGAATAGTATTCTTTATTATCACATTTGGTGAGAGTTATTTATGGCTTTTCCCCTCTTTTGCTGCTGATGTTATTAAAGACCTTACGGTGCAATGGAAAGCGGGCGGTTCAATTGTTGGCTCGTGGAATATGCTGGTATATGGTACCGGCCTGTTTTTAATGGAGAAAGTGAGCGGCAATCAATCCTACTCAAAATCAGGGATTGCCTTTTTATTATACTTTTTGGGGTTAACAAACCTTATGTTCAATTGGGGCCACCATATATACCTTTTGCCAACTGCTGCGTATATCAGGTATGTTTCTTATGCAATCAGCATGACCGAGTGGGTTCTGTTGGCGCGTATAATTTATTTATGGAAAAAAAGTATGGTCGAAAACCGCAATTACTTTTCACACCTTTCAGTACGGTTTTTATATATAGCCGATATTTGGGTGCTGCTTAATTTAGCGTTAGCCATTGTAATGAGCATACCAGGCTTAAACTTATACACCCACGGCACGCACATAACGGTAGCCCATGCCATGGGCGCCACCATAGGTATAAACTCAATGATTTTGCTGGCAGCGGCAAGTGAGTTTGGAAAGGGAGTTTGTATTTTGCCAGCCTACCGTGAACGTATTTGCGGACTATCACTCAAGGTGGCCCATCTGTCTTTGATCGTTTTTTGGCTTTCTCTAATTGGTGCCGGGCTGCAAAAAGCAATATGGTTACACAGCGAACTGCCAAAACCATTTAGCAGTATGATGAAAGGACTATCGCCATATTTTATAGTATTTGGCTGTAGTGGATTTGTTTTGGCGCTTGCGCTCACAACAATAGTTGCCACACTGGTAGTAAGCTATACCGGGTGTATAAAATATACTTATGTGCGAAAGGGAAATATTGCTTTTACATCCCGGGGGCAAAATTAA